The Flavobacterium sp. CBA20B-1 genome includes the window AAGCATTGAAATAAGCATTACTTTTTTAATACCATATCGCTTTAAGAAAAAAGGAATTGCTAGAATAAAAAGCGTTTCGGAGATTTGAGAAATAGACATGATTATGGTGGATCTCTCTACAACTATTGAATCTAAATATGCTGGATAATGTTCAAACTCTGTTAAAAAAACATCTCCATAAGCGTTTGTTAATTGCAAGGCACCACCCAAAAACATTGAAAAAATAAAAAACAATGCTATTTTATAGTTTCCAAACAATTTAAAGGCATTTAAACCCAACTGTTCATTTAGTGGCGCTTCTTTATTGATTAAACGCAATGGCGGACATTTTGGCAAGGTTAATGCATACAAACCCAACAAAACAGCCGATGCTCCTGCTATAAAAATTGTCCGGCAGTTGCCTTATTACCTGTTAAATTCGTGAGCCACATTGCTGCTATAAAGCCCACAGTTCCCCAAACTCTGATGGGTGGAAAATCTTTAATTACATCGAAACCTTTGTTTTTTAAAATGGTATATGATATGGAATTGTTAAGTGCTATGGTGGGCATATAAAAACACATCGCTAAAAGCATAACATAGAAAAAAGCTGAAGGATTATTCACTTCGGGTAAATAAAACAGCACCAAACCATACAGTATATGCAAGAATCCGTATAAACGTTCTGCATTGATCCAGCGGTCGGCAATGATTCCGGTTAATGTTGGAACAAAAATCGATGCGATTCCCATAGTTCCAAAAACAGCTCCAAATTGTGTGCCGTCCCATTTTTTATCGCCAAACCAATAATTTCCAATGGTGATTAACCATGCTCCCCAAACAAAGAACTGCATGAAATTCATGGCGATTAACTTTGATTTTATGCCCATTTTTTCTGTTTTTTATAAAAAGTGTGTAAAAATATAAATTTTATCCAAAAAAATAGTAGGTAATCAGGCATTTATTGCTTGCTTTGCCAAATCTAAAATTTTAGAAAATTGTTCTTCTTTTGTAAGGTTAGAATTATCAATTACTATTGCATTGGGTGCAATAATTAGTGGAGAATCTTTACGGGTAGAATCAACTGCGTCGCGGTTGGTAACATTTTTCAATACCTCATCAAACGATACAGATGGGTTTGATGGAAGCAATTCTAAATACCTGCGCTTTGCTCGGATTTCAGCAGAAGCGGTCATAAAAATTTTTAATTCGGCATCGGGAAAAACTACTGTTCCTATATCGCGTCCGTCCATCACCACACCTTTGTCTATTCCATATCTTTTTTGCTGTTGCACCAATTTAGACCGCACTTCAGAAACAGCCGCAATTTTACTCACAAAACCAGATACTTCGATCGAACGAATGGCTTTTTCCACGTTTTCATCGTTCAAAAACATTTCTGCAAATCCTAAATCCTCATTAAACTTAAAAGAAAGATAGATATGCTGCAAATTTGCAACTAGTTCTTTTTCATTAAAATAATCATGTGAGATAAAACCTTGTTGCATGGCATACAAAGTCACGGCTCGATACATGGCTCCGGTATCTACATAAATGTAATTCAATTCCTTTGCCAATTGTTTTGCCAAGGTGCTTTTACCTGTTGATGAATGCCCGTCGATGGCTATGGTGATTTTTTTCAAAACAATTTCTTTTTGCTGCAAAAATATTACAGTTTTATCGACAAGCCAAATAAATTGGTGTTTCCTGCCAAAGTAAATCGGTTATAGGCATATTCAAATCGAAAACGCTTTACTTGTAAGCCAAATCCGGCGGTAAATCCGGCGAAGTGTCTTTGCTCTAAAATCCTCATTTCTTCGCCATTTCTAAAGTTGTATCCCAAGCGAACATTAAAATTCTTTTCAGGAAAAAGTTCTACTCCAAACACCACATGTCGCAACAAATTGTTTCCAAAACTTACTTCTTCTTGGGTAACATTGTTTTCTAAATCAACCTGGGAACGATTGGGATTAGAAAATGAAACATCCCATTGCTGCAAATTTTCAAGAGTGAAGTGCCAACGA containing:
- the cmk gene encoding (d)CMP kinase; this encodes MKKITIAIDGHSSTGKSTLAKQLAKELNYIYVDTGAMYRAVTLYAMQQGFISHDYFNEKELVANLQHIYLSFKFNEDLGFAEMFLNDENVEKAIRSIEVSGFVSKIAAVSEVRSKLVQQQKRYGIDKGVVMDGRDIGTVVFPDAELKIFMTASAEIRAKRRYLELLPSNPSVSFDEVLKNVTNRDAVDSTRKDSPLIIAPNAIVIDNSNLTKEEQFSKILDLAKQAINA